A DNA window from Candidatus Saccharibacteria bacterium oral taxon 955 contains the following coding sequences:
- a CDS encoding oligoribonuclease: protein MVKPAFKPKRILWMDMEMTGIDPVNDYPLELAVIVTDWNLKEIATYEGAIHWCSKKLAIRFDMNKSFWEGEGAEAKVQLVAQNKATKKTKAMVERELMAFIDEHFDDGPVLLAGNSIHQDRKFIDIWFKKVSKRLHYRMLDVSAWKVVMEGKFGKKFAKPGEHRALDDIRGSIKELEYYLKMMHAK, encoded by the coding sequence ATGGTAAAACCAGCGTTTAAACCAAAAAGGATTCTCTGGATGGATATGGAGATGACGGGAATAGATCCAGTCAACGACTATCCATTGGAGCTTGCAGTAATCGTAACTGACTGGAATCTCAAGGAGATCGCTACTTATGAAGGCGCCATACACTGGTGTAGCAAGAAATTGGCGATACGGTTTGATATGAATAAGTCTTTTTGGGAAGGTGAGGGTGCTGAGGCAAAAGTTCAGCTAGTTGCTCAAAACAAAGCTACCAAGAAGACAAAAGCGATGGTTGAGCGTGAGCTGATGGCGTTTATCGATGAGCATTTCGATGATGGTCCAGTTCTTCTTGCGGGCAATTCGATTCACCAGGATCGTAAGTTTATTGATATTTGGTTCAAGAAGGTTAGTAAACGTCTGCACTATCGAATGCTCGATGTTAGTGCGTGGAAAGTGGTCATGGAAGGGAAGTTCGGTAAAAAGTTTGCTAAGCCTGGAGAACACCGAGCGCTTGATGATATCCGTGGGAGTATCAAAGAACTTGAGTATTATCTAAAGATGATGCATGCAAAGTAA
- a CDS encoding MmcQ/YjbR family DNA-binding protein, which yields MTHKELESFLLSLPGTWLDYPFGQETAVYKVGRKDAVGQKEKMFALIAEGSKPLRVSFKCDPQLSEHLREKYETVLPGYHLNKKHWNTIICSGQLSDDEIKDLARLSYRLVTE from the coding sequence ATGACACATAAAGAACTAGAATCATTTTTACTGAGCTTACCTGGGACATGGCTTGATTATCCATTTGGCCAAGAAACGGCTGTTTATAAAGTTGGACGTAAGGACGCGGTCGGTCAGAAAGAAAAGATGTTTGCGCTAATTGCTGAGGGGTCGAAGCCACTTCGAGTCAGCTTCAAATGTGATCCACAACTTAGTGAACACTTGCGAGAAAAGTATGAAACCGTATTGCCAGGATACCATCTCAACAAGAAGCACTGGAATACTATCATCTGCAGCGGACAGTTGAGTGATGATGAAATTAAAGACCTGGCAAGGCTAAGTTATCGACTTGTTACTGAATAG